One stretch of Gouania willdenowi chromosome 16, fGouWil2.1, whole genome shotgun sequence DNA includes these proteins:
- the setd2 gene encoding histone-lysine N-methyltransferase SETD2 isoform X1, which produces MDTVLKSEIREEGSGASVKVEGLSKAALIKSLSPRVMLSNHLLPKGTKMKVNLEDQGRQKVSFSFSQTKKPLQSSFFIPAGSDKSDAEPQGALSQPSPDKAAKNTADKTEERQTFSVPKPATGTQLSSATKMRMDLAKMHFKKQILSVSVTEEKMLITPEMLHTTELQDSQTVSCKTEAELPAPQPQNALSDIADHEATEKNVSPCLKMPAASSGNDEQCSSSYEQVNKVSTRKTGSQSDSAPPGSKSDSDSVQMSSSRKLVESRSKTKTDSRSTEARKLSSGSHAEEREKSYSSKRSENHERSSSYSKSDRDSRYTSSRSSRSDKDRKRTRSRSRSRSRGSRTCSSSSRSERYRNDRGSRSDRSYYYDSDRRSHRSSPRRERRRSRSRTDRTRDSSDSEDDHRKTRTRTNDSSRSSNYSSFHKESKSSSYSKCDKAAKSSDSPYSSELDKRTFSSKSERSSKRLSDSDHKRSPDMDSNYHKTSSPYKSENYKKSSSNSRTHTQTLATHRKSSSSDSETDNKKKRESSDKSSGHAGNSKDIQNQTNRPESTNTTPTKSSLKPLSQDRQSDEVFSSPEKLKATREIITESSSNADKGKSDLHLDENECDTEHVKDLAKSHQQSLQALSLVSEKETIMGLKFKNENALDIVAVESTNHAKSIQENIPDAKEICLDAAAANTCSPNGSKLCNQDEKVFDHTGVETLSNTADVELSIKAETFTPQSEPSVQLQSSSPESESQLGQEQKNMDTGNKNSCSSRKSRWDITGQGTLENDNIQKIACVESEAIVKKVDLSKDSSQQTSNHKDLIQQDSVTHVSPEKMTEISPQEFSSCIIPVSSDDGDQSQPSIVGTSSDHSELKLASFVYPQADDPRPMDWAATACVSDNENKSIYSPHKAQLSNKLQTLDALGEHSDASSSDNSEYDSDCGEAIKQLHSVVVVPNTSKTIDFEDKPSSLANMSELHKEHVAVDVNTSQPLNQLGSLHELASTTAIFPRLQYGNVLCQSQSNMIDSTSPAESLSSAQPYTAGHIGAHGSSTGFIQTPDISRQCEQGQAQLDIGRKSDGSHSPTLQADVANDDNIPETNNFKQRWDVCQLEQPSSTYPQPDSSHGPQVMHPKHAGALSQDQEHTQGFVFHSHPSPKMQDTTKAYLHFHQHYQDPLGEIHPDSLTSDDYSVEKALSGIITLGSSGFVQGHEISSNSRGSTVPEPPRDDQFRPHRSRGPPKKRRHEIESDSDNEAEAGPAYKKDCPVDSVCKGTLKTETTRPVLTLRDFQDSNKWRDHSKSKKMPPYFDLIDENRYLTERKKSKSHRDIKRMQCECPVLPREERSRGVLACGEDCLNRLLMIECSSRCLNGAHCSNRRFQMKQHADFDVILTEDKGWGLRAAKDLTPNTFVLEYCGEVLDHKEFKTRVKEYARNKNIHYYFMSLKNNEIIDATQKGNCSRFMNHSCEPNCETQKWTVNGQLRVGFFTTKTVPAGTELTFDYQFQRYGKEAQKCFCGAPSCRGFLGGENRVSVRAAGGKMKKDRSRKSALTTVDEELEALLENGEGLYDEKQVVSLCRLMVRMETMEQKLTCLKLIQDTQNASCLKQFLDHHGLSLLWIFMAELSEAKGNSANNIKLQLQIMKTLAVLPISTKNMLEESKVLSLIQRWAQTKTLPQHTEMDGYSSENTSRAQTPLNTPDGSSTKMGSEGDSDTSKPAVYRRLKIISENSLDSALSDASKASDGKEEEDDEDEDENAQSKLSEEKPSKAEPEDGFSVSNKETAIEVKHETVKDAEMTSCSQQEPLLKAEKEIEPDNEKENIETKKDANEEIKLEVLEELNEEHASAEMNETVETEGAESNVEKPSVTVNEPESQSQSEQSDATEQPTENVAAQVEAKTAEKAAPSCDLHPGDSNSDSSPISETPEATGSSELIPATVDPPAIGTPSQDEEEGLSDVESERSQEPQPSVLDISGMAAQLLDSWKDLKEVYRIPKKSQVEKEATERSRERDAALTPRTPSGSRERDRERDKERERERERERDRDRDREHDRERDRDWDRDRDRERDRDRDRERDRERERERDRDRDRDRVSDKTPRSSERRRRRSLSPPPSSYERSSRRADDRFDSSSNKTPRGTGKERTKLSTEERRKLFEQEVAQREAQKQQQQQQLQQQLQQQQQLQTMAYDPAMAYNSSSGFIQYPPGYPIQTFVDPTNPNAGKVLLPTPPVDQAAAYEQTATPGLISELGIPSPSSTSQTTPISNLSQQTTTTSLTPSEPQQYTQPAEAPQDAGVAVLSVPTQPAPQVQGQQSYTTLWDPSTQQTVTVQTQPAQQYAAAAGQAQTQTAIYYQGQPCQTIYSIPTGYPQANASVIQAYAEPTASYLHSQPVYPGHQQGVVVQQGGTVTTIVTSQTVQQEMIVPNNVIDLPPPSPPKPKTIVLPPNWKVARDPEGKIYYYHIITRQTQWDPPTGEGSSDNTSVDHESEMDLGTPTYDENPSKFSTKTAEADTSSELAKKSKETFRKEMSQFIVQCLNPYRKPDCKSGRISNTEDFKHLARKLTHGVMNKEMKACNNPEDLECNENVKHKTKEYIKKYMQRFGSVYRPKEDTEVC; this is translated from the exons ATGGACACTGTGCTGAAGTCAGAGATCAg AGAGGAAGGGAGTGGTGCATCG GTAAAAGTGGAAGGTCTGTCCAAGGCAGCACTAATCAAAAGTCTGTCTCCCAGAGTCATGCTGTCCAACCACCTATTGCCTAAAGGGACCAAAATGAAGGTCAACCTAGAGGATCAGGGTCGTCAGAAAGTGTCCTTTAGCTTCTCACAGACAAAGAAGCCCCTTCAAAGCTCATTCTTCATTCCTGCTGGTTCTGACAAGTCTGATGCTGAACCTCAGGGAGCCTTGTCACAGCCATCGCCAGACAAAGCAGCAAAGAACACTGCAGATAAAACAGAGGAAAGGCAGACATTCTCAGTGCCAAAACCAGCTACAGGGACACAACTATCCTCAGCAACCAAAATGAGAATGGACTtggcaaaaatgcatttcaaaAAGCAAATTCTCAGTGTTTCTGTGACTGAAGAAAAAATGCTTATTACACCTGAAATGCTTCATACTACTGAATTACAAGATTCGCAAACTGTATCGTGTAAGACTGAAGCTGAATTACCAGCACCCCAGCCTCAAAATGCCTTGTCTGACATTGCTGACCATGAAGCTACTGAGAAAAACGTAAGTCCTTGCCTCAAGATGCCAGCTGCTTCCTCAGGAAATGATGAACAGTGTTCAAGCAGTTATGAACAGGTTAATAAAGTGAGCACAAGAAAAACTGGGTCACAGTCAGATAGTGCTCCACCTGGCTCCAAATCTGATTCAGATTCAGTCCAGATGTCTTCAAGCCGCAAATTAGTTGAATCAAgaagtaaaactaaaacagaCAGCCGAAGCACAGAGGCTAGAAAGTTGTCTTCTGGTTCACATGCCGAGGAACGTGAAAAAAGTTATTCTTCAAAGCGGTCGGAGAATCACGAAAGGTCTTCTAGTTACTCCAAATCAGATCGAGATTCTAGATACACATCTTCACGTTCATCTCGATCTGATAAAGATCGGAAGAGGACTAGGTCAAGATCACGGTCTAGATCAAGGGGATCTCGAACATGTTCATCTAGCTCCAGATCAGAGCGATATAGAAATGACAGAGGTTCACGTTCTGATAGGTCATACTATTATGATTCTGATCGGAGATCACATCGCAGTTCCCCCCGCAGAGAGAGGAGGCGTTCTCGTTCTCGCACAGATCGGACTCGGGACAGCTCTGATTCAGAAGACGACCACAGGAAGACAAGGACAAGGACAAATGATTCCAGTAGATCATCCAACTATTCAAGTTTTCATAAAGAATCAAAATCATCTTCCTACTCTAAGTGTGACAAAGCAGCTAAATCTTCTGATTCACCCTATTCCTCTGAGTTGGATAAAAGAACATTCTCATCAAAGTCTGAAAGGTCCTCAAAGAGATTGTCAGACTCTGATCACAAGCGCTCTCCTGATATGGACTCCAATTATCATAAAACAAGCAGTCCATACAAGTCAGAGAACTATAAGAAATCATCTTCAAATAGCCGTACCCATACTCAAACATtagcaacacacagaaaaagcaGCTCTAGTGATTCTGAGACcgacaacaagaaaaaaagagaatccTCAGACAAATCCTCTGGCCACGCTGGAAATTCTAAAGACATCCAAAACCAAACCAATAGGCCGGAGTCGACCAATACAACCCCTACGAAAAGTTCTTTGAAGCCTCTAAGCCAAGATCGCCAATCAGATGAGGTGTTTTCTAGCCCTGAGAAACTGAAAGCAACTCGTGAAATTATCACTGAATCATCCTCTAATGCTGACAAAGGAAAATCAGATTTGCATCTTGATGAAAATGAATGCGATACAGAGCATGTCAAAGACTTGGCCAAATCACATCAGCAGAGTTTGCAAGCATTGTCATTAGtatcagaaaaagaaacaataatgggtcttaaatttaaaaatgaaaatgctttAGACATAGTTGCAGTTGAAAGCACAAACCATGCAAAATCCATTCAGGAAAACATACCTGATGCAAAGGAAATCTGTTTGGATGCAGCAGCAGCGAATACTTGCAGTCCTAATGGCAGTAAACTGTGTAATCAAGATGAGAAAGTTTTTGATCATACTGGGGTTGAAACCTTAAGCAACACCGCTGATGTAGAGCTAAGCATTAAAGCAGAAACATTCACCCCTCAATCAGAACCAAGTGTGCAGCTTCAGTCATCAAGTCCAGAATCTGAGAGTCAGCTTGggcaagaacaaaaaaacatggataCTGGCAATAAGAACAGCTGCAGTTCCAGGAAGTCCCGATGGGACATTACTGGGCAGGGCACCttggaaaatgacaatatacagAAGATTGCTTGTGTAGAGAGCGAAGCTATTGTCAAAAAGGTTGATCTTTCCAAAGACAGCAGTCAACAAACCTCGAACCATAAAGATCTCATTCAACAGGATTCTGTAACACATGTCAGTCctgaaaaaatgacagagatcTCTCCGCAGGAATTCAGCTCATGTATAATACCTGTGTCATCTGACGATGGGGACCAAAGCCAACCGTCAATCGTGGGCACCAGCAGTGATCATTCTGAACTTAAATTAGCCAGTTTTGTTTATCCTCAGGCAGACGATCCCAGGCCAATGGACTGGGCTGCTACTGCCTGTGTTAGTGATAATGAGAACAAATCCATATACAGTCCCCACAAGGCCCAACTGAGTAACAAATTACAAACGCTGGATGCATTAGGAGAACATAGTGACGCTAGTAGCAGCGATAATTCTGAGTATGACTCTGATTGCGGCGAGGCTATAAAACAGCTACACTCTGTAGTTGTGGTGCCAAATACTTCTAAAACAATTGATTTTGAGGATAAGCCAAGCAGCCTTGCAAACATGTCAGAACTGCACAAGGAGCATGTAGCTGTCGACGTGAATACAAGTCAACCACTAAATCAACTCGGCAGCCTGCATGAACTGGCTTCCACAACAGCTATTTTTCCCCGGTTACAGTACGGCAATGTTCTGTGTCAATCCCAGAGTAATATGATTGATAGCACTAGTCCTGCTGAAAGTTTAAGCTCTGCTCAACCCTACACAGCTGGTCATATCGGAGCTCATGGAAGTTCCACAGGTTTTATTCAGACTCCTGATATTTCCAGACAGTGTGAACAGGGACAGGCACAACTTGACATCGGCAGAAAAAGTGATGGGTCGCATTCACCAACCCTCCAGGCTGATGTGGCCAATGACGACAATATCCCAGAAACAAACAACTTTAAACAAAGGTGGGATGTTTGCCAGCTAGAACAGCCTAGTAGTACATACCCACAGCCAGACAGCAGCCATGGTCCACAGGTTATGCACCCCAAACATGCAGGTGCCTTATCCCAGGACCAGGAGCACACACAGGGTTTTGTGTTTCACTCTCATCCATCCCCAAAAATGCAGGATACTACGAAAGCATACTTGCATTTTCATCAACATTATCAGGACCCTTTAGGTGAAATTCATCCCGACTCCCTGACCAGTGATGACTACAGCGTAGAAAAAGCCCTTAGTGGGATTATTACTTTGGGATCATCAGGCTTTGTGCAAGGTCATGAAATAAGCAGCAACAGCAGGGGCTCCACTGTACCTGAACCTCCCAGAGACGATCAGTTCAGACCCCACAGAAGTAGAGGCCCGCCCAAGAAAAGACGACATGAGATTGAATCCGATTCAGACAATGAGGCTGAAGCTGGGCCCGCATACAAAAAAGACTGTCCAGTTGACAGTGTCTGTAAAGGCACTCTCAAAACTGAGACCACCCGACCAGTACTAACTCTACGGGACTTTCAAGATTCCAACAAATGGAGAGATCATTCCAAATCCAAAAAGATGCCGCCTTACTTTGACTTGATTGATGAAAACCGTTATCTTACTGAGCG gaaaaagagcaaatctCATCGAGATATTAAGAGGATGCAATGCGAGTGTCCGGTGCTTCCCAGGGAAGAGCGGTCCAGAGGAGTTTTAGCGTGTGGGGAGGACTGTTTGAATCGTCTGCTGATGATTGAGTg ctcatcaCGATGCCTGAATGGAGCGCATTGCTCAAATCGTCGTTTTCAGATGAAACAACACGCAGACTTCGATGTCATCCTCACAGAAGACAAAGGCTGGGGATTACGAGCAGCTAAAGACTTGACACC aaacactTTTGTGTTGGAATACTGTGGAGAGGTTTTGGATCACAAAGAATTCAAGACAAGGGTGAAAGAATATGCTCGCAACAAGAACATTCATTACTATTTTATGTCTTTAAAGAATAATGAG attattGATGCAACACAGAAAGGAAACTGCTCTCGGTTTATGAACCACAGCTGTGAGCCTAACTGTGAGACTCAGAAG TGGACTGTCAATGGCCAGCTTCGAGTTGGATTCTTCACCACTAAGACTGTCCCTGCAGGAACTGAGCTGACATTTGACTACCAGTTTCAGCGATATGG GAAAGAAGCACAGAAATGCTTCTGTGGAGCACCCAGCTGCAGAGGCTTCCTGGGTGGAGAGAACAGGGTCAGTGTTCGTGCAGCTGGaggaaagatgaaaaaagatCGCAGTCGAAAGAGTGCTCTCACCACG GTTGATGAAGAGCTTGAGGCATTACTGGAGAACGGCGAGGGCCTGTATGACGAGAAACAAGTGGTGTCTCTATGCAGACTCATGGTCCGGATGGAAACAATGGAGCAGAAGCTGACTTGTCTCAAGCTCATACAA GATACCCAGAATGCATCTTGTTTAAAGCAGTTCCTTGACCATCATGGCTTGTCTTTGCTTTGGATCTTCATGGCGGAGCTTTCAGAGGCTAAAGGCAACAGTGCCAATAACATCAAACTGCAGTTACAG ATAATGAAGACATTGGCTGTATTGCCCATCTCCACTAAGAATATGTTGGAAGAGAGCAAAGTCCTGTCCTTAATTCAGCGATGGGCCCAAACGAAGACTCTCCCACAACATACTGAGATGGATGGATATTCCAGTGAGAATACCTCACGAGCCCAAACACCCTTGAACACTCCTGATGGTTCCTCCACTAAAATGGGATCAGAGGGGGATAGCGATACCTCCAAACCAGCCGTCTACCGTCGCCttaaaatcatcagtgaaaACAGCCTGGACAGTGCACTCTCTGATGCCAGCAAAGCATCTGAtgggaaggaggaagaggatgatgaagacgaaGATGAAAATGCACAGTCTAAACTTTCTGAAGAAAAACCATCAAAGGCTGAACCAGAAGATGGCTTTTCTGTCTCAAACAAAGAGACGGCAATCGAAGTGAAACATGAGACAGTGAAAGATGCAGAGATGACTTCATGCAGTCAACAAGAACCTCTGCTCAAGGCAGAGAAAGAAATAGAGCCTGATAATGAAAAGGAAAACATTGAGACAAAAAAGGATGCTAATGAGGAGATCAAACTTGAAGTACTAGAGGAGCTGAACGAGGAGCATGCTAGTGCAGAGATGAATGAGACAGTTGAGACAGAAGGAGCTGAATCAAACGTAGAGAAACCCAGTGTTACTGTTAATGAACCGGAAAGTCAGAGTCAGTCAGAACAGTCGGATGCTACtgaacagccaacagagaatgTGGCAGCACAGGTGGAAGCAAAAACAGCAGAGAAAGCAGCACCAAGCTGCGATCTACATCCTGGTGACTCCAACTCAGATTCTTCCCCGATTTCCGAGACACCAGAGGCCACTGGTTCCTCTGAGCTCATTCCAGCCACTGTGGACCCACCCGCAATAGGAACTCCTTCTCAGGATGAAGAAGAGGGTTTGTCTGATGTGGAGAGTGAGAGGAGTCAGGAGCCCCAACCCAGTGTTTTGGACATAAGTGGCATGGCTGCCCAACTTTTGGACAGCTGGAAAGATTTGAAG GAGGTTTATAGGATACCAAAGAAGAGTCAAGTAGAAAAAGAAGCTACTG AACGCAGCCGAGAACGAGATGCAGCATTGACTCCACGCACCCCGTCTGGCAGCCGAGAACGCGACAGAGAGCGAGACAAGGAGAGGGAACGCGAGCGAGAACGTGAAAGGGACCGCGACAGAGACCGCGAACACGACCGAGAAAGGGATCGAGACTGGGACAGGGACAGggatagagagagagacagagacagggatagagagagagacagagagagagagagggaaagagacagagacagagatcGCGATCGTGTGTCCGATAAAACCCCACGCAGCTCAGAGCGGCGAAGGAGACGCTCTCTCTCTCCACCACCCTCATCCTATGAGCGGAGCAGCCGACGTGCTGACGATCG GTTTGACTCATCTAGTAACAAGACGCCCAGAGGAACTGGTAAGGAGCGCACCAAGCTGTCTACAGAGGAGCGCAGGAAGCTATTCGAACAGGAGGTGGCTCAGCGAGAAGcccagaagcagcagcagcagcagcagcttcagcAACAGcttcaacagcagcagcagcttcaaacGATGGCCTACGACCCAGCCATGGCCTACAACTCCAGCTCGGGTTTCATCCAATATCCTCCTGGGTATCCCATCCAGACCTTTGTGGATCCCACCAACCCCAATGCGGGCAAGGTACTTCTTCCCACTCCCCCAGTGGACCAAGCCGCTGCTTATGAACAGACTGCGACTCCGGGTCTCATATCGGAACTTGGAATACCTTCTCCATCTTCTACTTCCCAAACTACTCCAATTTCTAACCTGTCTCAGCAGACCACCACCACTAGCCTCACTCCCAGCGAGCCCCAGCAGTATACACAGCCAGCTGAAGCACCCCAAGACGCCGGAGTGGCTGTGCTCTCCGTTCCGACCCAGCCAGCCCCTCAGGTACAGGGCCAGCAGAGCTACACCACTCTGTGGGACCCCTCCACTCAACAGACTGTGACTGTGCAGACACAGCCTGCACAGCAGTACGCTGCAGCCGCAGGACAGGCTCAGACACAAACAGCCATCTATTACCAGGGCCAGCCATGCCAGACCATCTACAGCATCCCCACAGGGTACCCCCAGGCTAACGCATCAGTCATACAG gcatACGCTGAGCCCACAGCAAGCTACCTTCATAGCCAACCAGTGTATCCTGGTCATCAGCAGGGTGTAGTTGTGCAACAAGGAGGCACCGTCACTACCATCGTCACATCACAAACTGTCCAACAG GAAATGATTGTTCCCAACAATGTTATTGACCTACCTCCTCCGTCTCCCCCAAAACCTAAAACCATTGTCCTACCTCCCAACTGGAAAGTGGCTCGGGACCCTGAAGGAAAGATTTACTACTATCATATTATTACAAG GCAAACCCAGTGGGATCCTCCAACCGGGGAAGGAAGTAGTGACAATACTAGTGTGGACCATGAATCTGAGATGGACCTGGGAACACCGACCTACGATGAGAATCCTTCCAAA TTCTCCACAAAGACGGCTGAAGCAGACACTTCCAGTGAACTCGCTAAAAAGAGTAAAGAAACGTTCCGTAAAGAG atgtCCCAGTTCATTGTGCAATGTTTGAATCCTTACCGGAAACCAGACTGTAAATCTGGACGCATCAGCAACACAGAGGATTTcaaacacctggctagaaag CTGACCCATGGAGTTATGAATAAAGAGATGAAAGCTTGCAATAATCCTGAGGACCTTGAGTGCAATGAGAATGTGAAGCACAAGACTAAGGAGTACATAAAGAAGTACATGCAGAGGTTTGGCTCTGTGTACAGACCCAAGGAGGACACGGAGGTGTGCTGA